Proteins encoded in a region of the Streptomyces sp. NBC_00513 genome:
- a CDS encoding helix-turn-helix transcriptional regulator, which yields MNRAQLGAALRALRQASGKEAKAVARSAVMSASKLSKIETAKVAPSVADVERILTAIGVSDEVKAEYLEVVRAAATEITAWRLIRRMGVHKAQQQTRALEAQMTSLRLFQPALIPGLLQTPEYIRAILSRHNLGEDVLSRTISARIERQQALYDSTKELEFVITESALRWRIVSAARMAEQADRLVSLSRLPSIDIRIVPLGARQRDIANHAFAIRDDRTVTVETVHAEIVVTDPRDVALYVRKFEGFAAMAVSGDVMRAMLEAIRDELLREQETG from the coding sequence GTGAACAGAGCACAGCTAGGGGCCGCACTGCGGGCGCTTCGCCAGGCATCCGGGAAGGAAGCCAAGGCCGTCGCTCGCAGTGCTGTCATGTCTGCAAGCAAGCTGAGCAAGATTGAAACGGCCAAGGTCGCTCCATCTGTCGCAGATGTTGAGCGCATCCTTACAGCCATCGGCGTTTCGGATGAGGTCAAGGCAGAATACCTGGAGGTCGTCAGAGCAGCAGCCACAGAAATCACGGCTTGGCGCCTCATTCGACGCATGGGAGTACATAAGGCGCAGCAGCAGACGCGGGCACTAGAGGCTCAAATGACTTCGCTGCGGCTCTTCCAGCCGGCTTTGATCCCTGGACTTCTGCAGACTCCTGAATACATCCGAGCGATTCTCTCTCGGCACAACCTCGGCGAGGACGTACTGTCACGAACAATTAGTGCCCGGATTGAACGGCAGCAAGCTCTCTACGATTCAACCAAGGAACTTGAGTTCGTCATCACGGAATCTGCACTTCGGTGGCGCATTGTGTCGGCCGCCAGGATGGCAGAACAGGCGGACAGGCTGGTTTCCCTTTCGCGACTGCCGAGCATAGACATTCGCATCGTCCCGTTGGGTGCACGACAGCGAGACATAGCGAATCACGCCTTTGCCATCCGAGATGATCGCACGGTCACTGTCGAGACGGTTCACGCAGAGATCGTCGTGACCGACCCCCGAGACGTTGCGCTGTACGTGCGCAAGTTCGAAGGGTTCGCCGCGATGGCAGTATCCGGTGACGTCATGCGGGCCATGCTCGAAGCCATCCGAGACGAGCTTTTGCGCGAGCAGGAAACCGGCTAG
- a CDS encoding DUF6879 family protein, producing the protein MAPKSLGELFDTFEREAFRLETLDDYGKSGNVDAYRAFLAGEPQPSDYNDAWVSELRSHTSMGKRVYRVHILSRPLTPYLRFELGWGYQKNVTGGEEFFILDTTEQPNPLEGVPDFWLMDGRTPGVMNYAEDGSFLGGEILPEERAGEFTAYRDTALTHAVPFPEWWAKHGK; encoded by the coding sequence ATGGCGCCTAAGTCCCTGGGTGAACTGTTCGACACTTTCGAGCGAGAGGCATTCCGGCTGGAGACGCTGGATGACTACGGCAAATCCGGAAACGTGGACGCTTACCGGGCGTTCCTCGCCGGGGAACCTCAGCCGTCCGACTACAACGACGCATGGGTGTCAGAACTCCGTTCCCATACAAGCATGGGCAAGCGGGTCTATCGCGTGCACATTCTCTCTCGGCCTCTCACTCCTTACCTGCGGTTCGAATTGGGGTGGGGATACCAAAAGAATGTGACAGGTGGCGAAGAATTCTTCATCCTCGACACGACCGAACAGCCAAACCCCCTGGAAGGGGTTCCTGACTTCTGGCTAATGGATGGCCGCACGCCCGGGGTGATGAACTACGCGGAAGACGGATCGTTCCTTGGCGGTGAAATCCTCCCCGAGGAACGGGCCGGAGAGTTCACCGCCTACAGGGATACGGCCCTGACTCACGCCGTGCCGTTCCCCGAATGGTGGGCGAAGCACGGGAAGTGA
- a CDS encoding polyprenol monophosphomannose synthase has protein sequence MTAEQQTSRAADAADDAASTRLPDAWARTPLTVVMPTYNEAGNLPGMVELLMGLDQPGLRLLVVDDSSPDGTGRIADELTEGFLTEDGKPRMSVLHRTAKDGLGRAYAAGMTRAVEEGAAYVLQMDADGSHPAAKIAELLGVARSTGAGLVVGSRYVPGGSLSDAWGAHRKLLSRWANAYASTILGTRVRDITGGFNLWSADALKAIDLASIGSAGYSFQVEMKYLALRRGFQVVEVPIHFEDRTIGESKMNLAVQLESIAMPWMLRARSGE, from the coding sequence GTGACGGCCGAGCAGCAGACTTCCCGCGCGGCCGACGCCGCGGACGACGCCGCGTCCACGCGGCTCCCCGACGCATGGGCGCGGACCCCGCTCACCGTGGTGATGCCCACCTACAACGAGGCGGGCAACCTGCCGGGCATGGTCGAGCTGCTGATGGGCCTCGACCAGCCGGGCCTGCGCCTGCTGGTCGTCGACGACTCGTCGCCCGACGGCACGGGCAGGATCGCCGACGAGCTGACGGAGGGCTTCCTCACCGAGGACGGCAAACCGCGCATGTCGGTCCTGCACCGCACCGCGAAGGACGGCCTCGGCCGCGCCTACGCCGCCGGCATGACCCGGGCCGTCGAGGAGGGCGCCGCGTACGTGCTCCAGATGGACGCCGACGGCTCCCACCCGGCCGCCAAGATCGCCGAGTTGCTCGGCGTGGCCCGCTCCACCGGCGCCGGCCTGGTGGTCGGCAGTCGGTACGTTCCCGGTGGCAGCCTCTCCGACGCCTGGGGCGCGCACCGCAAGCTGCTGTCCCGCTGGGCGAACGCCTACGCGAGCACCATCCTCGGCACCCGCGTCCGCGACATCACGGGCGGCTTCAACCTGTGGAGCGCCGACGCGCTGAAGGCGATCGACCTCGCGTCGATCGGCAGCGCCGGCTACAGCTTCCAGGTCGAGATGAAGTACCTCGCCCTGCGCCGCGGGTTCCAGGTGGTGGAGGTTCCGATCCACTTCGAGGACCGCACCATCGGCGAGTCCAAGATGAACCTCGCCGTCCAACTGGAATCCATCGCCATGCCGTGGATGCTCCGCGCCCGCTCCGGCGAGTAG
- a CDS encoding LCP family protein has protein sequence MPQPHRPTRPARPQQSQRTSRRGGGGPARRRRDKPRWGVRLAAGVSIVVLGSGAVGHAVMTGLDTGIERVDPFKDMKNRPQAGHGVNFLLVGTDGREKITPEEKREYRLGGAPCHCTDTIMLVHLSADRERASVISLPRDSYAEVPAHRDLTTGKDHKAHGVKLNAAYAEGGPNLTVRTVENMTRVKIDHYLEVDFTSFMRTVDAMGGVDICTAKAMRDANTGLDLLPGTHRLTGGQALQYVRSRHVDGASDLGRMQRQQRFVAALIKQATGGGVLLNPVKFKEVSSTLLGSVRADEGFGSEQMLALGQAMREFTPSSSEFASVPIGDPSYSVKGIGSTVKWDQAKAAKLFDSVRRDQPLQPVRPGRPARQPAVAVDVPPAQIRVQVENGTRIDGLGGRVDEGLRATGFDTTRAPGNGASREVKRTVVSYDPRWDRSARTVSTALPGSELRAVAGQGRTVLVIAGADYKKVVPVRAEDPYQGGATAVVTGDQVVCAKPGQ, from the coding sequence GTGCCCCAGCCGCACCGCCCCACCCGTCCCGCCAGGCCACAGCAGTCGCAGCGCACGTCGCGTCGCGGTGGCGGTGGTCCGGCGCGCCGGCGGAGGGACAAGCCCCGGTGGGGTGTGCGGCTCGCGGCCGGGGTGTCGATCGTGGTGCTCGGCTCCGGGGCGGTCGGACACGCCGTGATGACGGGCTTGGACACGGGGATCGAACGGGTCGACCCGTTCAAGGACATGAAGAACCGCCCCCAGGCCGGGCACGGGGTGAACTTCCTGCTGGTCGGCACGGACGGCCGGGAGAAGATCACCCCGGAGGAGAAGCGGGAGTACCGCCTCGGCGGCGCCCCCTGCCACTGCACCGACACGATCATGCTGGTGCACCTGTCCGCCGACCGGGAACGGGCCAGCGTGATCAGCCTCCCCCGGGACAGCTACGCCGAGGTCCCCGCCCACCGGGACCTGACCACCGGCAAGGACCACAAGGCGCACGGGGTGAAGCTCAACGCGGCCTACGCGGAGGGCGGCCCCAACCTGACCGTCCGCACCGTCGAGAACATGACCCGGGTGAAGATCGACCACTACCTGGAGGTCGACTTCACCAGCTTCATGAGGACCGTCGACGCGATGGGCGGCGTGGACATCTGCACGGCGAAGGCCATGCGCGACGCCAACACCGGCCTGGACCTGCTGCCCGGCACACACCGGCTGACCGGCGGGCAGGCCCTGCAGTACGTGCGCTCGCGCCATGTGGACGGCGCCTCCGACCTGGGCCGGATGCAGCGCCAGCAGCGGTTCGTGGCCGCGCTGATCAAGCAGGCCACCGGCGGCGGGGTGCTGCTGAACCCGGTGAAGTTCAAGGAGGTCAGCTCGACCCTGCTGGGCTCGGTCCGGGCCGACGAGGGCTTCGGCTCGGAACAGATGCTGGCCCTGGGACAGGCGATGCGCGAGTTCACGCCCTCGTCCTCGGAGTTCGCCTCGGTGCCGATCGGCGACCCCTCGTACAGCGTCAAGGGCATCGGCTCGACCGTGAAGTGGGACCAGGCGAAGGCGGCGAAGCTCTTCGACTCGGTGCGCCGGGACCAGCCGCTCCAGCCCGTCCGCCCCGGTCGCCCCGCCCGACAGCCCGCGGTGGCGGTGGACGTGCCTCCGGCGCAGATCCGGGTCCAGGTGGAGAACGGCACCCGGATCGACGGGCTCGGCGGACGGGTCGACGAGGGCCTGCGGGCCACCGGCTTCGACACCACCCGGGCCCCGGGCAACGGCGCCAGCCGGGAGGTCAAGCGCACGGTCGTGTCGTACGACCCCCGCTGGGACCGCTCGGCCCGCACCGTGTCGACCGCACTGCCCGGGAGCGAACTGCGGGCGGTCGCCGGGCAGGGACGGACGGTGCTGGTGATCGCGGGCGCGGACTACAAGAAGGTGGTGCCGGTCCGGGCGGAGGACCCGTACCAGGGCGGAGCGACGGCGGTGGTCACCGGTGACCAGGTGGTGTGCGCGAAGCCGGGGCAGTAG
- a CDS encoding LCP family protein has translation MNDWPEGWTGDRDDRGRRDDGYGRGSAQAQPEGPQRMRHIQRQQPARPQVPPPTRRPGTPPPPAQSPAYGVPPQAQNPDGYGYDSGYNTGQVYGAPAEAPGGPGGGDGRPPAGPGRPGRSPGPAPNRARQIKIGAIVLVSALLATGIGTYFWADSKVRREVDLSKVIERPKEGDCTTYLIVGSDSREGMSAEEKKKLHTGSAEGKRTDSMMILAKCSSGNTMVSLPRDSDVEIPSFVGSQSGKTFKGQGRRVKLNAAYAEDGPELLVRTVEYNTGLRIDHYAEIGFAGFANIVDALGGVELDIEKGFKDEKSGADFKAGKQTLNGEQSLAFVRTRYAFAESDLQRTKNQQKFLSSLASQAATPSTVLNPFQLYPVMGAGLETLIVDEDMSLWDMGQMFFAMKGVSGGEGVSMNMPISGQRGGNLVWDKAKVKQLVQQIQKDEKVTVQSR, from the coding sequence ATGAATGACTGGCCAGAAGGGTGGACCGGAGACCGCGACGACCGCGGTCGCCGGGACGACGGGTACGGACGCGGCAGCGCTCAGGCGCAACCGGAGGGTCCGCAGCGGATGCGGCACATCCAGCGGCAGCAGCCCGCTCGGCCCCAGGTGCCGCCGCCCACGCGGCGCCCCGGCACGCCCCCTCCGCCGGCGCAGTCCCCCGCGTACGGGGTGCCCCCGCAGGCACAGAACCCGGACGGGTACGGCTACGACAGCGGCTACAACACCGGCCAGGTCTACGGGGCACCCGCGGAAGCCCCCGGTGGTCCCGGCGGCGGCGACGGCCGGCCCCCGGCCGGCCCCGGCAGGCCGGGCCGCTCCCCCGGCCCGGCGCCGAACCGCGCCCGACAGATCAAGATCGGCGCGATCGTCCTGGTCTCCGCGCTGCTGGCCACCGGCATCGGCACCTACTTCTGGGCCGACTCCAAGGTGCGCCGCGAGGTCGACTTGTCCAAGGTCATCGAGCGGCCGAAGGAGGGCGACTGCACGACGTACCTCATCGTGGGGTCCGACAGCCGTGAGGGCATGTCCGCCGAGGAGAAGAAGAAGCTCCACACCGGCTCCGCCGAGGGCAAGCGCACGGACTCCATGATGATCCTCGCGAAGTGCTCCAGCGGGAACACCATGGTCTCCCTGCCGCGCGACTCGGACGTGGAGATCCCCTCCTTCGTCGGCTCGCAGTCCGGCAAGACGTTCAAGGGGCAGGGCCGGCGGGTCAAGCTCAACGCCGCCTACGCCGAGGACGGACCGGAACTGCTCGTGCGGACGGTGGAGTACAACACCGGTCTGCGCATCGACCACTACGCCGAGATCGGCTTCGCCGGATTCGCGAACATCGTCGACGCGCTGGGCGGCGTGGAACTCGACATCGAGAAGGGCTTCAAGGACGAGAAGTCCGGGGCCGACTTCAAGGCGGGCAAGCAGACCCTCAACGGAGAGCAGTCGCTGGCCTTCGTCCGCACCCGGTACGCGTTCGCCGAGTCGGACCTCCAGCGGACGAAGAACCAGCAGAAGTTCCTCTCCTCGCTGGCGAGTCAGGCCGCCACTCCGAGCACGGTCCTCAACCCCTTCCAGCTGTACCCGGTGATGGGCGCCGGTCTGGAGACGCTGATCGTGGACGAGGACATGTCCCTGTGGGACATGGGCCAGATGTTCTTCGCGATGAAGGGCGTCAGCGGCGGCGAGGGCGTGTCGATGAACATGCCGATCTCCGGACAGCGCGGCGGCAACCTGGTCTGGGACAAGGCCAAGGTGAAGCAGCTCGTCCAGCAGATCCAGAAGGACGAGAAGGTCACCGTCCAGTCGCGCTAG
- a CDS encoding acyl-CoA thioesterase produces MTDTAGDTAGDKAGEPAGEPEGKPTSASRTTLSHIMTANDTNLLGTVHGGVIMKLVDDAAGAVAGRHSGGPAVTASMDEMAFLAPVRVGDLVHVRAQCNWTGRSSMEIGVRVLAERWNESTPATQVGSAYLVFAAVDAEGKPRTVPPVLPETEQDERRYQEAQIRRTHRLARRQAITELRARRSAEGLDE; encoded by the coding sequence ATGACAGACACAGCGGGCGATACGGCGGGCGATAAGGCGGGCGAGCCTGCGGGCGAGCCTGAGGGAAAGCCCACATCAGCCTCCCGGACGACCCTCAGCCACATCATGACCGCGAACGACACCAACCTGCTCGGCACGGTGCACGGTGGCGTGATCATGAAACTGGTCGACGACGCCGCCGGCGCCGTGGCCGGCCGGCACTCGGGCGGTCCCGCCGTGACCGCCTCCATGGACGAGATGGCCTTCCTCGCGCCGGTCCGCGTCGGGGACCTGGTCCACGTCCGCGCCCAGTGCAACTGGACCGGCCGCTCCTCCATGGAGATCGGCGTACGGGTCCTCGCGGAGCGGTGGAACGAGTCCACGCCCGCCACCCAGGTCGGCAGCGCCTACCTGGTGTTCGCGGCCGTCGACGCCGAGGGCAAGCCCCGCACCGTCCCGCCGGTCCTCCCGGAGACGGAACAGGACGAGCGCCGCTACCAGGAGGCGCAGATCCGGCGCACCCACCGGCTGGCCCGGCGGCAGGCCATCACGGAGCTGCGCGCGCGCCGCTCCGCCGAGGGCCTCGACGAGTGA
- a CDS encoding LCP family protein, whose amino-acid sequence MGHSSVRGEGAPDQAVGGIPDGAGASGGSVPPPRSGSGGSRGSGHRAAPVRRRRRRVLFWVAAVLAFLILATAAAGYLYYRHLDGNIRSGQRLSGESGVERSEANADGQRPLNILLLGSDSRNKPENLELGGHRDSVGSPPLADVQMLLHVSADRQNASVVSVPRDTRVDIPECTDPKTGEKFKKTNAMINETLGRGGPGCTLATWEKLTNIYIDHWMTIDFSGVVQMADAIGGVEVCVKNNVWDRPLPTAGGGSGLKLKAGKTKVKGEQALQWLRTRHAFSSDLGRAQAQHMYMNSMMRELKGQNAFTDVGRITALAEAATKALEVSEEIGSVKKLGSLAMQLKNVPTNRITMTTMPTLQDPLDVDRLVVNPTDADKLWTMVRKDVPFDKNGAPQAPEGAKPSGPASPPASPSPEPSKAPVTAPDKVNVSVVNGTGAGMPLVNGRAGAVAQALVGKGFTAAKAASGLTPEKATVIRYPSADLADEARSVAAALGVPDTSVQLSAEVSRITVIVGADWREGAAYPRQAPPEAGAVPESAEAINGSDSDACMDVYKPYRW is encoded by the coding sequence GTGGGGCACAGCAGCGTGCGTGGGGAGGGGGCGCCCGACCAGGCCGTCGGTGGCATACCCGACGGTGCGGGGGCCTCGGGCGGCAGCGTGCCCCCGCCCCGGTCCGGCTCGGGTGGTTCCCGGGGCTCGGGTCACCGGGCGGCCCCCGTCAGGCGCCGCAGACGGCGCGTGCTGTTCTGGGTGGCCGCGGTCCTGGCGTTCCTGATCCTCGCGACCGCCGCGGCCGGCTACCTGTACTACCGCCACCTCGACGGCAACATCCGCAGTGGCCAGCGGCTGAGCGGCGAGAGCGGCGTGGAGAGATCCGAGGCCAACGCCGACGGGCAGCGCCCGCTGAACATCCTGCTCCTCGGTTCCGACAGCCGGAACAAGCCGGAGAACCTCGAACTCGGCGGTCACCGCGACAGTGTCGGCTCTCCCCCGCTCGCCGACGTGCAGATGCTCCTGCACGTGTCCGCCGACCGGCAGAACGCCTCGGTGGTCAGCGTCCCGCGCGACACCCGGGTGGACATACCGGAGTGCACGGATCCGAAGACCGGCGAGAAGTTCAAGAAGACCAACGCGATGATCAACGAGACCCTCGGGCGCGGGGGTCCCGGCTGCACCCTCGCCACCTGGGAGAAGCTGACCAACATCTACATCGACCACTGGATGACGATCGACTTCTCCGGTGTGGTGCAGATGGCCGACGCGATCGGCGGCGTCGAGGTCTGTGTGAAGAACAACGTCTGGGACCGGCCCCTGCCCACCGCCGGCGGCGGTTCGGGCCTCAAGCTCAAGGCCGGCAAGACGAAGGTCAAGGGCGAGCAGGCGCTCCAGTGGCTGCGCACCCGGCACGCCTTCAGCAGCGACCTCGGCCGGGCGCAGGCCCAGCACATGTACATGAACTCGATGATGCGCGAGTTGAAGGGGCAGAACGCGTTCACCGACGTCGGTCGGATCACGGCGCTGGCCGAGGCGGCGACCAAGGCGCTGGAGGTGTCCGAGGAGATCGGCTCGGTCAAGAAGCTGGGCTCCCTGGCGATGCAGCTCAAGAACGTGCCGACCAACCGCATCACGATGACCACGATGCCCACGCTCCAGGACCCGCTGGACGTCGACCGGCTGGTCGTGAACCCGACGGACGCCGACAAGCTGTGGACGATGGTCCGCAAGGACGTGCCCTTCGACAAGAACGGCGCCCCGCAGGCCCCCGAGGGCGCGAAGCCGTCCGGCCCGGCGTCGCCTCCGGCCTCACCGAGCCCGGAGCCCTCGAAGGCTCCGGTGACCGCGCCCGACAAGGTCAACGTGTCCGTGGTCAACGGCACGGGCGCCGGCATGCCACTGGTCAACGGGCGGGCCGGCGCCGTCGCGCAGGCACTCGTGGGCAAGGGTTTCACCGCCGCCAAGGCGGCGTCCGGGCTCACCCCGGAGAAGGCCACCGTGATCCGCTACCCGAGTGCGGACCTGGCGGACGAGGCGCGGAGCGTCGCGGCCGCGCTGGGCGTCCCGGACACGTCGGTACAGCTGTCGGCCGAGGTGTCGCGGATCACCGTGATCGTGGGCGCCGACTGGCGCGAGGGCGCCGCCTACCCGCGGCAGGCGCCGCCGGAGGCCGGGGCGGTCCCGGAATCGGCCGAGGCGATCAACGGCTCGGACAGCGACGCCTGCATGGACGTGTACAAGCCGTACCGCTGGTGA
- a CDS encoding glycosyltransferase family 2 protein, with protein sequence MPAQQPAVSVIMPVLNEERHLRDSVRHILGQEYAGEMEVVIALGPSEDRTDEIAAELVSETASAPRARVHTVPNPTGRTPAALNAAIKASRHPIVVRVDGHGMLSPNYIATAVRLLEETGAQNVGGIMHAEGENAWEDAVAAAMTSKIGVGNAAFHTGGEAGPAETVYLGVFRRQALEQQGGYNEEFIRAQDWELNFRIREAGGLIWFSPELKVQYRPRPSVRALAKQYKDYGRWRHVVARYHSGSINLRYLAPPTAVCAIAAGVVAGVAVTPWALVVPAGYLAAIVAGSLPAGKGLSLKARAQIPVALATMHMCWGFGFLTSPRALANKVIASRRPSVRRDTAEV encoded by the coding sequence ATGCCCGCCCAGCAGCCCGCAGTCTCGGTGATCATGCCGGTGCTCAACGAGGAGCGCCATCTGCGCGACTCCGTCCGCCACATCCTCGGACAGGAGTACGCGGGCGAGATGGAGGTGGTGATCGCGCTCGGGCCGTCCGAGGACCGCACCGACGAGATCGCCGCCGAGCTCGTAAGCGAGACCGCCTCCGCTCCCCGGGCGCGCGTACACACCGTCCCGAACCCCACCGGCCGCACCCCCGCCGCCCTCAACGCCGCCATCAAGGCCTCGCGCCACCCCATCGTGGTGCGCGTCGACGGCCACGGCATGCTCTCCCCGAACTACATCGCCACCGCGGTACGCCTCCTGGAGGAGACCGGCGCGCAGAACGTCGGCGGCATCATGCACGCCGAGGGCGAGAACGCCTGGGAGGACGCCGTCGCCGCGGCGATGACCTCGAAGATCGGCGTCGGGAACGCGGCGTTCCACACCGGCGGCGAGGCCGGCCCGGCCGAGACCGTCTACCTGGGCGTCTTCCGCCGGCAGGCCCTGGAACAGCAGGGCGGGTACAACGAGGAGTTCATCCGCGCCCAGGACTGGGAGCTGAACTTCCGCATCCGCGAGGCCGGCGGGCTCATCTGGTTCTCGCCCGAGCTGAAGGTCCAGTACCGCCCGAGGCCCTCCGTGCGGGCCCTCGCCAAGCAGTACAAGGACTACGGGCGCTGGCGCCACGTCGTGGCCCGCTACCACTCGGGCTCCATCAACCTGCGCTACCTCGCCCCTCCGACCGCCGTCTGCGCCATCGCGGCCGGCGTGGTCGCCGGCGTGGCCGTCACGCCCTGGGCCCTCGTGGTCCCGGCGGGCTACCTCGCGGCGATCGTCGCGGGCTCCCTGCCGGCCGGCAAGGGGCTCTCGCTCAAGGCCCGGGCGCAGATCCCCGTCGCCCTCGCCACCATGCACATGTGCTGGGGCTTCGGCTTCCTGACCAGCCCGCGGGCGCTCGCGAACAAGGTCATCGCGAGCCGCCGCCCGTCGGTGCGCCGGGACACCGCGGAAGTCTGA
- a CDS encoding sugar phosphate nucleotidyltransferase, with translation MTEAILLVGGQGTRLRPVTVNTPKPMVPAAGVPFLAHQIARAAAAGVTHIVMATCYLAEVFEPYFGDGSDFGVSLEYVVEDEPLGTGGAIRNAARRLTGGPDTSVLVFNGDILTGLDIAGLVDSHREADADVTLHLVRVEDPRAFGLVPTDPDGRVLAFTEKPETPEEIVTDQINAGCYVFRRSVIDSIPADRAVSVERETFPGLLTSGAKLHGVTEDTYWLDLGKPESFVQASADLVRGIVSSPAVPGPRGESLVLPGAHVADGAKLSGGTVVGAGARVASGAIVHGSILMDGAVIGSDTHVTASLVGAGASVGTRTVLDGAVVGDGAIVGADNELRAGARVWCEAELPSASVRFSSDR, from the coding sequence ATGACGGAAGCGATCCTGCTTGTTGGCGGGCAGGGGACGCGTCTGCGCCCTGTGACGGTGAATACCCCCAAACCGATGGTGCCGGCCGCGGGTGTCCCGTTCCTCGCCCACCAGATAGCCAGGGCCGCGGCCGCCGGTGTCACGCACATCGTGATGGCCACCTGCTATCTCGCCGAGGTCTTCGAGCCCTACTTCGGCGACGGGTCGGACTTCGGCGTCAGCCTCGAATACGTCGTCGAGGACGAGCCCCTGGGCACCGGCGGCGCCATCCGCAACGCCGCCCGACGCCTCACCGGCGGCCCGGACACGTCCGTCCTCGTCTTCAACGGCGACATCCTCACGGGCCTGGACATCGCCGGCCTCGTCGACTCCCACCGCGAGGCCGACGCCGACGTCACCCTGCACCTCGTGAGGGTCGAGGACCCCCGGGCCTTCGGCCTGGTGCCCACCGACCCCGACGGGCGGGTGCTGGCCTTCACCGAGAAGCCGGAAACCCCCGAAGAGATCGTCACCGACCAGATCAACGCCGGTTGCTACGTCTTCCGCCGCAGCGTCATCGACTCCATTCCGGCCGACCGCGCCGTGTCCGTCGAGCGCGAGACGTTCCCCGGCCTGCTCACCTCCGGGGCGAAGCTCCACGGCGTCACCGAGGACACCTACTGGCTGGACCTCGGCAAGCCCGAGTCCTTCGTCCAGGCCTCCGCCGACCTCGTCCGCGGCATCGTCTCCTCCCCGGCCGTTCCCGGTCCCCGCGGCGAGTCCCTCGTCCTGCCGGGCGCCCACGTGGCCGACGGGGCCAAGCTGTCGGGCGGTACGGTCGTCGGGGCCGGCGCCCGTGTCGCGTCGGGCGCGATCGTCCACGGCTCCATCCTGATGGACGGCGCGGTCATCGGTTCGGACACCCACGTGACCGCCAGCCTGGTCGGCGCCGGCGCCTCGGTCGGTACGCGCACGGTGCTGGACGGCGCGGTCGTCGGAGACGGCGCGATCGTCGGGGCCGACAACGAACTCCGCGCGGGAGCGCGGGTGTGGTGCGAGGCCGAACTGCCCTCCGCCTCCGTGCGTTTCTCCTCCGACCGCTGA
- a CDS encoding acyl-CoA dehydrogenase family protein, giving the protein MAGSADFDLYRPAEEHDMLRESVRSLAEAKILPFAAAVDEESRFPQEALDALVASDLHAVHVPETYGGAGADALATVIVIEEVARVCASSSLIPAVNKLGSLPVILSGSEELKAKYLGPLAKGDAMFSYALSEPDAGSDAAGMKTRAVRDGDFWVLNGVKRWITNAGVSEYYTVMAVTDPEKRSKGISAFVVEKGDEGVSFGAPEKKLGIKGSPTREVYLDNVRIPADRMIGAEGTGFATAMKTLDHTRITIAAQALGIAQGALDYAKGYVQERKQFGKPIGDFQGVQFMLADMAMKIEAARQLTYSAAARSERVSGGGPHEDLTFFGAAAKCFASDVAMEVTTDAVQLLGGYGYTRDYPVERMMRDAKITQIYEGTNQVQRIVMARNLP; this is encoded by the coding sequence TTGGCGGGTTCTGCCGACTTCGACCTGTACCGCCCGGCCGAGGAGCACGACATGCTCCGCGAGTCGGTCCGCTCGCTCGCCGAGGCGAAGATCCTGCCGTTCGCGGCGGCGGTCGACGAGGAGTCCCGCTTCCCGCAGGAGGCCCTCGACGCCCTGGTCGCCAGCGACCTGCACGCCGTCCACGTACCCGAGACCTACGGCGGCGCCGGCGCGGACGCGCTCGCCACCGTGATCGTGATCGAGGAAGTGGCCCGCGTCTGCGCGTCCTCCTCCCTCATCCCGGCCGTGAACAAGCTCGGCTCGCTCCCGGTGATCCTCTCCGGTTCCGAGGAGCTCAAGGCCAAGTACCTCGGCCCGCTGGCCAAGGGCGACGCGATGTTCTCGTACGCCCTCTCCGAGCCCGACGCGGGCTCCGACGCCGCCGGCATGAAGACCCGCGCCGTGCGCGACGGCGACTTCTGGGTGCTCAACGGCGTGAAGCGCTGGATCACCAACGCGGGCGTCTCCGAGTACTACACGGTCATGGCCGTCACCGACCCGGAGAAGCGCTCCAAGGGCATCAGCGCCTTCGTCGTCGAGAAGGGCGACGAGGGAGTCTCCTTCGGCGCCCCGGAGAAGAAGCTCGGCATCAAGGGCTCCCCGACGCGCGAGGTCTACCTCGACAACGTCCGCATCCCCGCCGACCGCATGATCGGCGCCGAGGGCACCGGATTCGCCACCGCGATGAAGACCCTCGACCACACCCGCATCACGATCGCCGCCCAGGCGCTCGGCATCGCGCAGGGCGCCCTGGACTACGCCAAGGGCTACGTCCAGGAGCGCAAGCAGTTCGGCAAGCCGATCGGCGACTTCCAGGGCGTGCAGTTCATGCTCGCGGACATGGCCATGAAGATCGAGGCCGCCCGCCAGCTGACGTACTCGGCGGCCGCCCGCTCGGAGCGCGTCTCCGGCGGAGGCCCCCACGAGGACCTGACGTTCTTCGGCGCCGCGGCCAAGTGCTTCGCCTCCGACGTGGCCATGGAGGTCACGACCGACGCCGTCCAGCTCCTCGGCGGTTACGGCTACACCCGTGACTACCCGGTGGAGCGCATGATGCGCGACGCGAAGATCACGCAGATCTATGAAGGCACGAACCAGGTCCAGCGGATCGTCATGGCCCGCAACCTGCCGTAG